A stretch of the Poseidonibacter antarcticus genome encodes the following:
- a CDS encoding YebC/PmpR family DNA-binding transcriptional regulator: MGRAFEYRKASKLKRWGAMSRLFPKLAKAIEMAAKAGVPDPEMNAALRTAILNAKSENMPKTNIEAAIKRASGKDSLNYTDVNFEGKGPHGALIFVETATDNNTRTVANVKMYFNKNGGSLAPTGSLEFMFDRKALFEFNKTEDMDLEELELELIDAGLEEIEEEDGIVLVTADYKDFGTLNHAFEEMGIELTKAKLERISNNPQEFTEEQQEEVGKLLEKLEDDDDVQAVYTNMI, translated from the coding sequence ATGGGTAGAGCCTTTGAATATAGAAAAGCGTCAAAATTAAAAAGATGGGGAGCAATGTCAAGATTGTTTCCTAAATTAGCAAAAGCTATTGAAATGGCAGCAAAAGCTGGTGTTCCAGATCCTGAAATGAATGCAGCACTTAGAACAGCAATTTTAAATGCAAAATCAGAAAATATGCCAAAAACAAATATTGAAGCTGCTATTAAAAGAGCAAGTGGAAAAGATTCTCTTAACTATACAGATGTTAACTTTGAAGGAAAAGGTCCTCATGGTGCATTGATTTTTGTAGAAACTGCTACAGATAACAATACAAGAACAGTTGCAAATGTTAAAATGTATTTTAATAAAAATGGTGGTTCATTAGCACCAACTGGTTCTTTAGAATTTATGTTTGATAGAAAAGCACTTTTTGAATTTAATAAAACTGAAGATATGGATTTAGAAGAGTTAGAATTAGAACTTATTGATGCTGGACTTGAAGAAATAGAAGAAGAAGATGGAATTGTACTTGTAACAGCTGATTATAAAGATTTTGGTACATTAAATCATGCATTTGAAGAAATGGGTATTGAACTTACTAAAGCTAAATTAGAAAGAATATCTAATAATCCTCAAGAATTTACAGAAGAACAACAAGAAGAAGTTGGAAAGTTATTAGAAAAACTTGAAGATGATGATGATGTTCAAGCTGTTTATACAAATATGATATAA
- a CDS encoding M23 family metallopeptidase: protein MKRILIILLILIYNLFALNISQNIVKNANTVLVEINKKNISDVKLTFDKQNIDFFKNKFKKNTYSALVPISYYQKRKDYKVIVSYIENNKRVFKGLKLKVIDGKYKSEVINVSSNKLKPNPARVARTKKEYTQAMKVYNSKTQEILWNEDFIYPLNTKITSAFGTKRVYNGQLKSYHGGTDFRAANGTKIIASNSGIVRIAQNRFYAGNSIVIDHGFGVYSCYYHLSKMNFKEGDFIKKGQVLGLSGSTGRITGPHLHFAFRINGIQVDPLNAIFVLNQLKKP from the coding sequence ATGAAAAGAATATTAATAATACTACTAATTCTAATTTACAATTTATTTGCATTAAATATAAGTCAAAATATTGTAAAAAATGCAAATACTGTTTTAGTGGAAATCAACAAAAAAAATATATCCGATGTCAAACTTACATTTGATAAACAAAATATAGATTTTTTTAAAAATAAATTTAAAAAAAATACTTATTCTGCACTAGTTCCAATTTCTTATTATCAAAAAAGGAAAGATTATAAAGTAATTGTTTCATATATTGAAAATAATAAAAGAGTCTTTAAAGGTTTAAAATTAAAAGTTATTGATGGAAAATACAAAAGTGAAGTTATCAATGTTTCAAGTAATAAACTTAAACCAAATCCTGCAAGAGTAGCAAGAACAAAAAAAGAGTACACGCAAGCTATGAAGGTTTATAATAGCAAAACACAAGAAATATTATGGAATGAGGATTTTATTTATCCTTTAAACACTAAAATAACTAGTGCATTTGGAACAAAACGAGTATATAATGGACAATTAAAATCATATCATGGCGGTACAGATTTTAGAGCTGCTAATGGAACTAAAATCATTGCTTCTAACTCTGGTATTGTACGAATTGCGCAAAATAGATTTTATGCTGGTAATTCTATTGTAATTGATCATGGTTTTGGTGTTTATTCTTGTTATTATCACTTAAGTAAAATGAACTTTAAAGAAGGTGATTTTATAAAAAAAGGTCAAGTTTTAGGTCTTAGTGGAAGTACAGGAAGAATAACAGGTCCTCATTTACATTTTGCTTTTAGAATTAATGGTATTCAAGTAGATCCACTTAATGCTATATTTGTATTAAATCAATTAAAAAAGCCATAA
- a CDS encoding MlaA family lipoprotein translates to MKVAQETKQSKALDSDDFGDEFEDEFEDEKVEIFDPLSGYNRVMTSFNDKVYIYALDPIATGYTYVLPQTVRIGISNFFSNLLFPLRFTNNLLQLKFANSTEELGRFLINSTFGLLGFMDPAKDELGWNEHNEDFGQTLGFYGLGEGFHVVLPLLGPSNLRDMIGLAADSYINPLTTTGSSDIQYKIPNNSLENIGITTEKTINSTSLRLGQYENIRKDALDLYPFLRDIYNQARKKQIEE, encoded by the coding sequence ATAAAAGTTGCACAAGAAACTAAACAATCTAAAGCTTTAGATTCTGATGATTTTGGGGATGAGTTTGAAGATGAGTTTGAAGATGAAAAAGTTGAAATATTCGATCCTTTAAGTGGATACAATCGAGTAATGACTTCTTTTAATGATAAAGTTTATATTTATGCTCTAGACCCAATTGCTACAGGATATACATATGTTCTACCACAAACAGTAAGAATTGGGATTTCCAATTTTTTTAGTAATTTACTGTTTCCATTAAGATTTACAAATAATTTATTACAATTAAAGTTTGCAAATTCTACTGAAGAATTAGGAAGATTTTTAATAAATTCTACTTTTGGTTTATTAGGATTTATGGACCCAGCAAAAGATGAATTAGGTTGGAATGAGCATAATGAAGATTTTGGACAAACATTAGGTTTTTATGGTCTAGGGGAAGGTTTTCATGTAGTATTACCACTATTAGGACCATCAAATTTAAGAGATATGATTGGCTTAGCTGCTGATTCATATATAAATCCATTAACAACAACTGGTTCAAGTGATATACAATATAAAATTCCTAATAATTCATTAGAGAATATAGGAATTACAACAGAAAAAACTATAAATTCAACATCACTAAGATTGGGACAATATGAAAATATAAGAAAAGATGCTTTAGATTTATATCCGTTTTTAAGAGATATTTACAACCAAGCTAGAAAAAAACAAATTGAGGAATAA
- a CDS encoding Tgt2/MlaC family protein has product MRLKNIFKILLLITFAITSANALKKDNLKEEMGNKINAILLVLKDKNIQKDQKGEKIVEIIDSVFDYNTMSKIALGKKTWKSISKEKREEFVKVFERKLKNSYIGKLELYTDQQVKIIELITYKRTRLQLVTELLGEDDTYEINYNFYKNRKTNEWFIYDVDLIGVSIIQTYRKQFSGLLKEKTFDEMLETLKEANEKN; this is encoded by the coding sequence ATGAGATTAAAAAATATATTCAAGATATTACTATTAATTACTTTTGCAATAACATCAGCAAATGCACTAAAAAAAGACAATTTAAAAGAAGAAATGGGAAATAAAATTAATGCAATTTTACTCGTTTTAAAAGATAAAAATATACAAAAAGATCAAAAAGGTGAAAAAATTGTTGAGATTATAGATTCCGTATTTGATTATAATACAATGTCAAAAATTGCCTTAGGTAAAAAAACTTGGAAATCTATTTCAAAAGAAAAAAGAGAAGAGTTTGTAAAAGTATTTGAAAGAAAATTAAAAAATTCATATATTGGTAAACTTGAATTATATACAGACCAGCAGGTAAAAATCATTGAGTTAATAACATATAAAAGAACTAGACTACAATTAGTAACTGAATTATTAGGAGAAGATGATACTTATGAGATAAACTATAATTTTTACAAGAACAGAAAAACAAATGAATGGTTTATTTATGATGTTGATTTAATAGGTGTTAGTATAATTCAAACATATAGAAAACAATTTTCTGGTTTACTAAAAGAAAAAACTTTTGATGAAATGTTAGAGACATTAAAAGAAGCAAATGAAAAAAACTAA
- a CDS encoding efflux RND transporter permease subunit yields the protein MIKKIYDNIILKFPIAVLLVLFTSISVLGYYATKLEIDASAETLLLDNDKDLKFSREVNKRFYNPNFLVVTYSPKSDLLSKESLDGLKKLSDDLLKVENIESITSILNVPLVQSPIRPIADLVKGVETLSTKKYDLALVKKELLTSELYSNNLVSPDFKTTAMMLHLKNDTKYSELLDKRNSLLTKKRANTITNKELVLLNKTIIEFKNYRDIIRKKEANEIKNIRTIIHKYDNQNASIFLGGINMIANDIVAFVRSDLLIYGSTLVFLLIFILWYIFRHLRWIVLPLVICLLSVVSTAGVLGLFNWEVTVISSNFIALQLIITISIVLHLIVRYRELNVKYKNANQYKLVINTVLSKMNPSFFAIITTITGFISLVLSSIQPVKNLGLMMSTGIAISLIISFLVFPIIMIMLKKKDEHEKKINSRFSLISKASNLVEHRGKSILLGSLIVIIFSLSGASQLLVENSFINYFKQSTDIYKGMKVIDENLGGTTPLDVIIKFKNYEEDIKTKVLDENLEDDEFDDFEDEYQESENDKQYWFSQDKMKTISKVHNYLDSLEEVGKVQSLASILKVGKLLNNNKELDGITLALLYKELPEQYKDLILAPYINIDSNEARITMRIIDSNPNLRRNELINKIKKDLRDVIENKETTYQLSNFMVLYNNMLQSLFDSQISTLGFVIIILFIMFLILFRSIKIALIALIVNVIPISSIFGIMGWLHIPLDIMTITIAAISIGIGVDDTIHYIHRFKEEYKFDHNYLEAMKRSHKSIGYAMYYTSLVIIVGFSILVLSNLIPTIYFGLLTVAVMTIILAADLLLLPRLIMIFKPFNKISK from the coding sequence ATGATAAAAAAAATATATGATAATATAATCTTAAAATTTCCTATTGCAGTATTACTTGTATTATTTACTAGTATTTCTGTTTTAGGATACTATGCAACAAAACTTGAAATTGATGCATCTGCTGAAACATTACTTTTAGATAATGATAAAGATTTAAAATTTTCTCGAGAAGTAAATAAGAGATTTTATAATCCAAATTTTCTAGTTGTAACGTATTCACCAAAAAGTGACCTACTCTCAAAAGAAAGCTTAGATGGATTGAAAAAGCTATCAGATGACCTACTAAAAGTGGAAAATATTGAGAGTATTACTTCTATTTTAAATGTCCCTTTAGTTCAATCTCCAATTCGTCCAATTGCTGATTTAGTAAAAGGGGTTGAAACTTTAAGTACTAAAAAATATGATTTAGCTTTAGTAAAAAAAGAGCTTTTAACATCTGAACTTTATTCTAATAATTTAGTAAGTCCTGATTTTAAAACTACTGCTATGATGCTACATCTAAAAAATGACACAAAATATTCTGAACTTTTAGATAAAAGAAATAGTTTATTAACTAAAAAAAGAGCAAATACTATTACAAATAAAGAGTTAGTGCTCTTAAATAAAACGATAATTGAGTTTAAAAATTATAGAGATATAATAAGAAAAAAAGAAGCTAATGAAATTAAGAACATTAGAACAATAATTCATAAATATGATAATCAAAACGCATCTATTTTCCTTGGTGGGATAAATATGATAGCAAATGATATTGTAGCTTTTGTACGAAGTGATTTATTAATTTATGGTTCAACATTAGTATTTTTACTTATATTCATTTTATGGTATATTTTTAGACATTTAAGATGGATTGTATTACCTCTTGTTATATGTCTTTTATCAGTAGTCTCAACAGCAGGAGTCTTAGGTCTATTTAATTGGGAAGTTACTGTAATTTCTTCAAACTTTATAGCCTTACAGCTTATTATTACAATATCTATTGTTCTTCATTTAATTGTGCGATATAGAGAATTAAATGTTAAATATAAAAATGCAAATCAGTATAAATTAGTGATAAATACTGTTCTATCTAAAATGAATCCTTCATTTTTTGCAATTATTACTACTATTACAGGTTTTATATCATTAGTTTTATCAAGCATACAACCTGTCAAAAACTTAGGTTTAATGATGAGTACAGGTATTGCAATTTCTCTTATTATTTCTTTTTTAGTATTTCCTATTATTATGATAATGTTAAAGAAAAAAGATGAACATGAGAAAAAAATAAATTCTAGATTCTCATTAATTTCAAAAGCTTCAAATTTAGTTGAACATAGAGGAAAATCTATTTTACTAGGTTCTTTAATTGTTATTATATTTTCCCTTTCGGGCGCTTCACAATTATTAGTTGAAAACAGTTTTATTAACTATTTTAAACAAAGTACTGACATTTATAAAGGAATGAAAGTAATTGATGAAAATTTAGGTGGGACTACACCTTTAGATGTAATTATAAAATTTAAAAATTATGAGGAAGACATAAAAACTAAAGTTTTAGATGAAAATCTCGAAGATGATGAATTTGATGATTTTGAAGATGAATATCAAGAAAGTGAAAATGATAAACAATATTGGTTTTCTCAAGATAAAATGAAGACCATTAGCAAAGTTCATAACTATTTAGATTCTTTAGAAGAAGTTGGAAAAGTTCAATCCTTAGCTTCTATTTTAAAAGTTGGAAAACTTTTAAATAATAACAAAGAATTAGATGGTATTACATTAGCACTTTTATATAAAGAACTTCCAGAACAATATAAAGATTTAATTTTAGCACCATATATTAATATTGATTCTAATGAAGCTAGAATTACCATGAGAATAATTGATTCAAATCCTAATTTAAGAAGAAATGAATTAATTAATAAAATAAAAAAAGATTTACGTGATGTTATAGAAAATAAAGAAACAACATATCAACTATCAAACTTTATGGTTTTATACAACAATATGCTACAGTCATTATTTGATTCTCAAATCTCAACATTAGGTTTTGTAATAATTATTCTTTTCATAATGTTTTTAATTTTATTTAGATCTATTAAAATAGCATTAATTGCACTAATTGTAAATGTTATTCCTATTTCTTCAATTTTTGGAATTATGGGTTGGTTACATATTCCTTTAGATATTATGACTATTACAATTGCTGCAATTTCTATAGGAATTGGTGTTGACGATACAATCCATTATATTCATAGATTTAAAGAAGAATATAAGTTTGATCATAATTATTTAGAAGCAATGAAAAGATCACATAAAAGTATTGGTTATGCTATGTATTATACTTCATTAGTAATTATTGTAGGTTTTTCTATATTAGTTTTATCAAATCTAATTCCTACAATTTATTTTGGATTATTAACAGTTGCAGTAATGACTATTATTTTAGCTGCTGATTTACTTCTTCTTCCAAGATTAATTATGATATTTAAACCTTTTAATAAAATAAGTAAATAG
- a CDS encoding ModE family transcriptional regulator, producing MIKLDSTQTNLILTNLDENGALSCVKAFKVAKLIGMKPRDIAQITREMNIKITNCELGVFGNLEFTEINDEIYDMLKMRNENPKIECKVAWKIAQERNQSINKIGSTIKNSDFKVTKCQIGCFEDEESYGFVRAKD from the coding sequence ATGATTAAATTAGATTCAACACAAACAAACTTAATTTTAACTAACCTAGATGAAAATGGTGCATTATCATGTGTAAAAGCTTTTAAAGTTGCTAAATTAATTGGGATGAAACCTAGAGATATTGCACAAATTACTCGTGAAATGAATATAAAAATCACAAATTGTGAACTCGGTGTATTTGGAAATCTTGAATTTACAGAAATAAATGATGAAATTTATGATATGTTAAAAATGCGTAATGAAAATCCTAAAATTGAATGTAAAGTTGCATGGAAAATAGCACAAGAAAGAAATCAATCTATTAATAAAATTGGCTCTACTATTAAAAATTCAGATTTTAAAGTAACAAAATGCCAGATTGGCTGTTTTGAAGATGAAGAAAGTTATGGTTTTGTAAGAGCAAAAGACTAA
- a CDS encoding HAD family hydrolase yields MRKFILFDNDGVLVETEPLYFEANVKALKELGITLTFERYMKIMARGGTAWEVAIEAGITKDVIDKKRFQRDIYYQELIKTRNTAIPNVKEILKELSQNYKMAIITTSRRVDFELIHKNTGITEFMEFILCVEDYERAKPHPDPYLAGLNRFKALKEETIVVEDSQRGLTSAFNAGIDCVVVKNEFTLTHNFSKAKYKIESLKELNTIL; encoded by the coding sequence ATGAGAAAATTCATATTATTTGACAATGATGGTGTACTAGTTGAGACTGAACCTTTATATTTTGAAGCAAATGTAAAAGCTTTAAAAGAGTTAGGAATTACACTTACTTTTGAGCGATATATGAAAATTATGGCAAGAGGTGGAACTGCTTGGGAAGTAGCAATTGAAGCTGGAATCACAAAAGATGTAATAGATAAGAAAAGATTTCAAAGAGATATTTATTACCAAGAATTAATCAAAACTAGAAATACTGCAATTCCAAATGTAAAAGAAATATTAAAAGAATTATCACAAAACTATAAAATGGCAATTATTACAACATCAAGAAGAGTTGATTTTGAATTAATTCATAAAAATACAGGTATTACAGAGTTTATGGAGTTTATTTTATGTGTAGAAGATTACGAAAGAGCAAAACCACATCCAGATCCTTATTTAGCTGGTTTAAATAGGTTTAAAGCCTTAAAAGAGGAAACAATAGTAGTTGAAGATTCACAACGAGGTTTAACATCAGCATTTAATGCAGGAATTGATTGTGTTGTAGTTAAAAATGAATTTACATTAACTCATAATTTTTCAAAAGCAAAATATAAAATAGAAAGTCTAAAAGAGTTAAATACTATTCTTTAG
- a CDS encoding aminotransferase class I/II-fold pyridoxal phosphate-dependent enzyme, with translation MRYENISSFIVMDIVREAQKYEDTIHFEIGQPDLNPSPKVKKALQKAVENDKFSYTESLGLLELRNKISIMYKENYNVDVEPSRILLTPGTSGAFLVAYTLTLKYKQSLGLSDPSYPCYKNFANMLDINPCFMNIDKSTNYELTVNHLEKQDIQALQISSPSNPTGNLYSKKNLKEIITYCKNKKISFISDELYHGLTYEENAHTALEFSDDVFVINGFSKYYCMPGMRLGWIIVPKNLSREAEKIAQNIFISAPTLSQYAALEAFDKEYLDEIKNTFKERRDYLYDELSSIFQIDAKPDGAFYLWANISKYSDDSFAFAKELLENIHVATTPGVDFGSNKTNQYIRFAYTRDIKHMQEGIKRLKEYLSK, from the coding sequence TTGAGATATGAAAACATTAGTTCATTTATTGTAATGGACATTGTGCGAGAAGCACAAAAGTATGAAGATACAATACATTTTGAAATAGGTCAACCAGATTTAAATCCAAGTCCAAAGGTTAAAAAGGCACTTCAAAAAGCAGTAGAAAATGATAAATTTTCATATACAGAAAGTTTAGGTTTATTAGAGCTTAGAAATAAAATATCTATAATGTATAAAGAAAATTACAATGTAGATGTTGAACCTTCGAGAATATTACTAACTCCTGGGACTTCTGGAGCTTTTTTAGTAGCTTATACATTAACTTTAAAATATAAGCAAAGTTTAGGTTTAAGTGATCCTTCATATCCTTGTTATAAAAACTTTGCAAATATGCTAGATATAAATCCTTGTTTTATGAATATTGATAAATCAACAAATTATGAATTAACTGTAAATCACTTAGAAAAGCAAGATATACAAGCCCTTCAAATTTCTTCGCCTTCAAATCCTACAGGGAACTTATATTCAAAGAAAAACCTAAAAGAAATAATCACTTATTGTAAAAATAAAAAAATATCTTTTATTTCTGATGAGCTTTATCATGGATTAACATATGAAGAAAATGCACATACAGCTTTGGAGTTTAGTGATGATGTCTTTGTTATAAATGGTTTTTCAAAATATTATTGTATGCCAGGTATGAGGTTAGGGTGGATTATAGTTCCTAAAAACTTATCAAGAGAAGCTGAAAAAATTGCTCAAAATATTTTTATTTCAGCACCAACACTTTCTCAATACGCAGCCTTAGAAGCTTTTGATAAAGAGTACTTAGACGAGATAAAAAATACTTTTAAAGAACGTAGAGATTATTTATATGATGAATTAAGTAGTATTTTCCAAATTGATGCAAAACCTGATGGCGCATTTTATCTTTGGGCAAATATTTCAAAATATAGTGATGATAGTTTTGCCTTTGCAAAAGAACTTTTAGAAAATATTCACGTAGCAACAACACCTGGGGTTGATTTTGGTTCTAATAAAACCAATCAATATATAAGATTTGCATATACAAGAGACATAAAACATATGCAAGAGGGTATTAAAAGGTTAAAAGAGTATTTGAGTAAATGA
- a CDS encoding TlpA family protein disulfide reductase: MNTKYFFATLITSLFLFTGCDSKSEIDESLIANTENNNPIIEEFKAKTFKLTTTDGKTIELTTTKNGLDFKDFKGKKAVLVDVFATWCPPCIKGLPVLKEVREKYKDDFEIVSVLFEKEEDKPKSEVLEFIKKHSITYPITLGEENFELAKELGNVQKIPELFLYSKDGTFIKKFIGESDVEEYEKYIDIAIGKK; the protein is encoded by the coding sequence ATGAATACAAAATATTTTTTTGCTACTTTAATTACATCACTTTTTTTATTTACAGGATGTGATTCTAAATCAGAAATTGATGAAAGTTTAATCGCAAATACTGAAAATAATAATCCAATAATTGAAGAATTTAAAGCTAAAACATTTAAATTAACTACTACAGATGGTAAAACTATTGAACTTACAACTACAAAAAATGGCTTAGATTTTAAAGATTTTAAAGGTAAAAAAGCAGTTTTAGTTGATGTGTTTGCAACTTGGTGTCCACCTTGTATTAAAGGTCTTCCAGTTTTAAAAGAAGTAAGAGAGAAATATAAAGATGATTTTGAAATTGTTTCAGTATTGTTTGAAAAAGAGGAAGATAAACCTAAATCTGAAGTATTGGAATTTATAAAAAAACATTCAATTACTTATCCTATTACACTTGGTGAAGAAAATTTTGAATTAGCAAAAGAATTAGGTAATGTTCAAAAAATTCCTGAGTTATTTTTATATTCAAAAGATGGAACTTTTATTAAAAAATTCATAGGTGAATCTGATGTAGAAGAGTATGAAAAATATATTGATATAGCAATAGGAAAGAAATAA
- a CDS encoding DsbA family protein yields the protein MKNKKIVVISLIILVLGFIIGTYAYKNNETKKIANIATSDTGAPFTRSHSPKFGENKKGVIVVEFLDPECESCAAFHPIMKKVYKENYEDITLVLRYLPNHRNSRFVVKLLEASRLQNKYNEALEIIFTTQDKWASHSDPKPELLWTYLSQIDGLDMKKVKEDMNNPLFDKMMDIDSQDGTVLGVRGTPTIFVNGRRLAVLSYATLTELIESEIYK from the coding sequence ATGAAAAATAAAAAAATAGTTGTTATATCTTTAATTATACTTGTACTTGGTTTTATAATTGGTACTTATGCTTATAAAAATAATGAGACAAAAAAAATAGCAAATATTGCTACAAGTGACACAGGTGCTCCTTTTACAAGAAGTCATTCTCCAAAATTTGGAGAAAATAAAAAAGGTGTTATTGTTGTAGAGTTTTTAGACCCTGAATGTGAATCTTGTGCAGCTTTCCATCCAATTATGAAAAAAGTGTATAAAGAAAATTATGAAGATATTACATTAGTTTTAAGATATCTACCAAATCATAGGAATTCAAGATTTGTTGTAAAATTACTTGAAGCTTCAAGATTACAAAATAAATATAACGAAGCTTTAGAAATTATATTTACAACTCAAGATAAATGGGCATCACATAGTGATCCTAAACCTGAACTATTATGGACTTATTTAAGTCAAATTGATGGTTTAGATATGAAAAAAGTTAAAGAAGATATGAATAATCCTTTATTTGATAAAATGATGGATATAGATTCTCAAGATGGAACAGTTTTGGGTGTAAGAGGAACTCCTACAATATTCGTAAACGGAAGAAGATTAGCTGTTTTATCTTATGCAACATTGACTGAGTTAATTGAATCTGAGATATATAAATAG
- a CDS encoding disulfide oxidoreductase — MKTTSVFVFLSFITASIATLGSLFFSEIMEFIPCSMCWYQRIFMYPLVLIFLVNMLYPDDKIVKYAMPIVLIGWAFSIYHNLLMFDIIPESIVPCVQGVPCSTEYINWFGFITIPFLSFLAYSIILILLLIIKKGISSNEK, encoded by the coding sequence TTGAAAACAACATCAGTCTTTGTATTTTTATCTTTTATTACAGCATCTATTGCTACATTAGGAAGTTTATTCTTTTCTGAAATAATGGAGTTTATACCTTGTTCAATGTGTTGGTATCAAAGAATATTTATGTATCCATTGGTACTTATATTTTTAGTAAATATGTTATATCCTGATGATAAAATTGTTAAATATGCTATGCCTATAGTTTTAATTGGCTGGGCTTTTTCTATCTATCATAATTTATTAATGTTTGATATAATTCCAGAGAGTATTGTTCCTTGTGTACAAGGTGTTCCATGTTCTACTGAATACATAAATTGGTTTGGTTTTATCACTATTCCATTTCTTTCTTTTCTTGCATATTCTATTATTTTGATTTTATTATTAATTATTAAAAAAGGAATTTCTTCAAATGAAAAATAA
- a CDS encoding methyltransferase domain-containing protein, with protein sequence MKKFTDESMFEIIDYLEKFLQNNQIVSFEVLNPDIGIDNYSGKKIQLEEEYIYHSYKSWTDLAELMFCKMYTPTIITKNTICLKFKKLDISNSFHKALNDEKNEKYGVESDFSKINKNEEPAFLFPYQKALIHTKVYEKKQILNLGVNRADEFEIIKNIVYPEVFEKIKFIGIDYSKSAIEEATKRFPSENFEFYSYDINKLDELNLAKSDLIISIGTLQSSNIDFKLVFMSLIQNYLEVGGSIILGFPNCRWIESDMIYGAKNPTYSYPEQSLLYKDVYFCKKYLQQKKFKVTLTGKNYLFLTATSIKKH encoded by the coding sequence ATGAAAAAATTCACAGATGAATCGATGTTTGAAATTATTGATTATTTAGAAAAGTTTTTACAAAACAATCAAATAGTTAGTTTTGAAGTATTAAATCCTGATATTGGTATTGATAACTATTCAGGAAAGAAAATCCAATTGGAAGAAGAATATATCTATCACTCTTATAAGTCTTGGACTGATTTAGCAGAATTAATGTTTTGTAAAATGTATACGCCAACTATAATTACAAAAAATACTATTTGTTTAAAGTTTAAAAAATTAGATATAAGTAATTCTTTTCATAAAGCTTTAAATGATGAAAAAAATGAAAAATATGGTGTTGAATCAGATTTCTCTAAAATAAATAAAAATGAAGAGCCAGCTTTTCTTTTTCCATATCAAAAAGCACTTATTCATACTAAAGTTTACGAAAAAAAACAAATTTTGAATTTGGGAGTAAATAGAGCAGATGAATTTGAAATTATAAAAAATATTGTTTATCCAGAAGTATTTGAAAAGATAAAATTTATTGGTATTGATTATTCAAAAAGTGCAATTGAAGAAGCTACAAAAAGGTTCCCAAGTGAAAATTTTGAATTTTATTCTTATGATATAAATAAACTAGATGAATTAAATTTAGCTAAATCAGATTTAATTATTTCAATAGGTACTTTACAATCAAGTAATATAGATTTCAAATTAGTATTTATGTCTTTAATTCAGAATTATTTAGAAGTAGGTGGAAGTATTATTCTAGGTTTTCCAAATTGTAGATGGATTGAATCTGATATGATATATGGAGCTAAAAATCCTACTTATTCTTATCCTGAACAGTCACTATTATATAAAGATGTATATTTTTGTAAAAAATATTTACAACAAAAAAAGTTTAAAGTTACGCTTACAGGTAAAAATTATCTATTTTTAACTGCAACATCTATTAAAAAACATTAA